A section of the Macadamia integrifolia cultivar HAES 741 chromosome 9, SCU_Mint_v3, whole genome shotgun sequence genome encodes:
- the LOC122088055 gene encoding beta-hexosaminidase 3-like codes for MVVHNWLGGGVAQKVVAAGLRCIVSNQDKWYLDHLDTTWQEFYMNEPLKNITNPMQQKLVIGGEVCMWGEHVDGSDLEQTIWPRAAAAAERLWSPYDNLAKDPRQVTGRLAHFRCLLNQREIAAAPLAGPGRVAPEEPPATNSRKLNNIVGWNLVSPL; via the exons ATGGTGGTCCACAACTG GCTAGGAGGTGGTGTGGCTCAGAAAGTGGTTGCAGCAGGTCTGAGGTGCATTGTCAGCAACCAGGACAAATGGTACTTGGACCACTTGGATACGACATGGCAGGAGTTTTATATGAATGAACCACTCAAAAATATCACAAACCCCATGCAGCAGAAATTAGTTATTGGTGGTGAGGTTTGCATGTGGGGTGAACACGTTGATGGGTCAGATCTTGAGCAAACCATATGGCCACGAGCTGCTGCAGCAGCAG AGCGGCTGTGGTCCCCCTATGACAATCTGGCTAAGGATCCAAGGCAGGTTACTGGAAGGCTGGCTCACTTCAGGTGTTTGCTGAATCAAAGGGAAATTGCTGCTGCCCCATTGGCTGGACCAGGCCGAGTTGCACCTGAAGAACCTCCTGCTACAAACAGTAGAAAGCTGAACAACATTGTTGGTTGGAACCTTGTGAGCCCTCTCTGA